A segment of the Aromatoleum aromaticum EbN1 genome:
CAGCCTCGAAGATATCGACAACCGCCAGGACCGCGCGATTGCGGACATTCGCCGCGAGATCGAAGCCGCGCGTGCTCGCGAAACCGAGCTGCTGGGCGAGCGCAGGCGCCTTGCCGAAGAGGCTGCGCCTTACCGTGACAAGGATCTGCCGCGCAATATCGCGGTCGCACAGCAGAGCGTCGACGGCGAGCTCGCAGCCCAAAAAAGCATCATCGATGCGAAGATTCGCGAAACCGAGGCCGTGCAGGGGCGTTTTGCCGCCGATCGGCGTCGCTACGCTGAGCTGATCGCGGCCGGAGAAGGGCGCCCCTGAACGTTCTCCGCGGCGGGTCGCACGACGCTCGGTTCGCTGCGCGCCGGCCTTCCGGCGTGGGCCATGTCATGTGACGGTTTTGAGGAAAACTCATGAGCCAGCCCGTTGAAAAGTTGGTGCGCGCGGCCTGCCCGCACGATTGCCCCGATACCTGCGCAATGGAAGTGACGGTCGCCGACGGCCGGGCGGTGAAGATCCGCGGCGCCGACGACCTGCCGTTCACGAATGGCGCGCTATGCCCGAAAGTCGCCCGCTACCTCGAGCGGGTGTATTCGGACCAGCGCCTGCTGCACCCGATGAAGCGCGTCGGGCGCAAAGGCGAAGGCCGCTTCGAGCGCATCGGCTGGGACGAGGCGCTCGACACGATCGCAGCAAAGTTCGGCGCGATCGCCGCCGACGATGCGCGCGGCATCCTGCCATACAGCTATGGCGGCACGCTCGGCTTCGTGCAAGGCGGCAGCATGGATTTCCGCCTTTTCCATCGCCTCGGTGCGTCGCTGCTCGATCGCACGATTTGCTCGTCGGCGGGCGTCGCCGGCTGGAAGGCGACGATCGGAGCGATGGTCGGCACGGACCCGGAAGCGCTCGTCGACGCGAAGCTGATCCTGATCTGGGGCGCGAACCCGGTGGTGTCGAACCTGCACGGCTGGCGCTACCTCCAGGAGGCGAAGCGGCGCGGCGCGAAGCTCGTCTGCATCGACCCGCGGCGCACGCAGACCGCGGAAAAGTGCGCCGAGCATCTCGCGCCGTGGCCCGGCACTGACGGCGCGCTCGCGCTGGCGATGATGCAGGTTCTGATCGAGGACGACCTGATCGACCGCGACTACATCGCGGCGCACACCCTCGGCTTCGACGGGCTCGCCGAACGCGTGAAGCCCTGCACGCCCGAATGGGCTGCGCCGCTGACCGGCCTTTCGGCCGATGCGATCCGCTGCCTCGCGCGCGAGTACGGCAGTGTCAAGCCGGCGGCGATCCGTCTCAATTACGGGCTCAACCGCTGTGGCGGCGGCGGCATGGCGATCCGCAACATCGCGTGTCTGCCAGCGCTGACCGGCGCGTGGCGCCATCCTGCCGGCGGCGCGGTGCTGTCGACGTCCGGCAATTTCCCGGTCGACCAGCACGCGCTCGAGAGGCCGGACCTGTACCCGCACACGCCGGGCCGTCCGCCACGCACGATCAACATGACGACGATCGGCGACGCACTGCTCACCGCGGACGACCCGCCGATCCGCGCGATCTACGTCTATAACTCGAACCCGCTCGCGGTCGCGCCCGACAACCGCACCGTGCGCGAGGGGTTCGCGCGCGAGGACCTGTTCTGCGTCGTGCACGAACTTTTCCAGACCGACACCGCGGACTACGCCGACATCCTGCTGCCGGCGACGAGCCAGCTCGAGCACCGCGACCTGCACAAGTCGTACGGCCACCTGTACGCGGTCGACAACCAGCCGGCGATCGCGCCGCTTGGCGAGGCGAAACCGAACAGCGAAGTGTTCCGCCTGCTCGCCGCGCGGCTCGGCTTCACCGACCCGGCGCTCGCCGAGTCCGACGACGAGATTGTCGCGGCGGCGTTCACGCGCCGCGACAACCGTGTATATGGGTTCGAGCGCAGCCTCGCCGGGCAGGGCTGGGCGCGCCTGAACCTGCCGCGGCCGTTCGCACCGTTCGCGAAAGGCGATTTCCTCACGCCGTCGGGCAAATGCGAATTTTTCTCCGCCAGCCTTGCCCGCCAAGGGCACGATCCGCTGCCGGCGTGGGTGCCGCCGCACGAGTCGCCGGTCAGCAACCCCGCGCTCGCAGCGCGCTATCCGCTGGCGCTGATTTCGCCGCCGGCGCGTAACTTCCTCAACACCAGCTTCGCGAACCTGCCGCGCTTCATTGGCGAGGAACGCGGTCCGTCGCTCGAGATCCACCCCGCTGACGCGGCAGCGCGCGGCATCGTCGAAGGCGACCGGCTGCGCATCTTCAACGACCGTGGCGCCTTCCACGCGCGCGCGGTGCCGACCGATCGCGTGCGACCCGGCCTCGTCGTCGCACCGTCAGTGTGGTGGCGCAAGCTGTCCGGCGATGGCGAAAACGTGAACGCGGTGACATCAAAGGCGCTGACCGACATGGGCGGCGGCCCGACGTTCTATGACTGTCTCGTCGAGGTCGCGAAGGAGACGCACGATGACTGAAACGCAGGTTCTCGATGCCGTCGCGCGGTTGATCGCCGGTGCCCCTCGCATCCTGTTCATCACCGGCGCCGGCATCTCGGCCGATTCGGGCCTGCCGACCTACCGCGGCATCGGCGGGCTCTACCACGAGCGCCTGACCGACGACGGGCTGACGATCGAAGAGGCGCTGTCGGGCGAGATGATGGAGGCGCACCCCGAGGTCGCGTGGAAATACATCGCCGAGATCGAAGCCAACTGCCGCGGCGCCGCGCCGAACATCGCGCACCGCATCATCGCCGCGCTGGAGCACGAACGCCCCGGCGTATGGGTGCTGACGCAGAACGTCGACGGCCTGCACCGCGCGGCCGGATCGCGCAACCTCATCGAGATCCACGGCAGCGTGCATCGCCTGCGCTGCACGGAATGCAAGCACGCGCGCTCGGTGCCCGACTATTCCGGGCTGCGGATTCCGCCCGGCTGCCCGGTGTGCGGCGGGGTGTTGCGGCCGGACATCGTGCTGTTCGGCGAAATGCTGCCGGAAACTGGCCTGCGCCGGCTGGAGGCGCTGCTCGACGACGGCGTCGACCTCGTCGTGTCGATCGGCACCACCAGCGTCTTCCCGTACATCTCGGGGCCGATCTGGTGGGCCGATCAGGCCGGCGTGCCGAGCGTCGAGATCAACCCCGGCGAAACCGGAGTCAGCGGGATCGTCACGCACCGCCTGCGCCTGCGCGCGGCCGAGGCGATGCCGAAACTGTGGCGGCGGCTGCATCCGGAGCGGCCGCTGGAGGATTGATCGCCACCTGCTTCCGTGATGGGCAGGTCTGTGCAACAATTTGTACATGTGCAATTCTATGAACAGGTACAACAATGCGAGCCATTACCTATACCGATGCGCGCAACAACCTCGCGTCCGAGCTTGACCGGGTGGTTAACGACTGCGACGTGACGATCATCACCCGCCAGAAGGCCGAGGCGACCGTACTGATGTCGATGCGCGAATACGAGTCGTTGATCGAAACCGCTCATCTACTACGCAATCCGAAGAACGCGATGCGGCTGATGAAGGCCGTCGATGACATCGAGAACCGGCGCAATCTGATCGAGCGGGACCTGATCGAGGAATGAGGATTATCTTCCATCCCCAGGCCTGGGACGATTACCTCTACTGGCAGCAGACCGACAAGCAGATCCTCAAGCGGGTCAATGCGCTGATCCGCGATATCCAACGCGATCCGTTCGACGGCATCGGCAAGCCCGAACCGTTGAAATTCAACCTCACCGCCTACTGGTCGCGGCGCATCGACGACGAGCACCGCATCGTCTACAAAGTGCTGGACGACGAAGTCATCATTGCGCAGGCGCGCGGGCACTACGAATAAGGCGCCCGTGATTGCAGCCGCCGGCCCAGCGCCTTCCACCGCACACCCCATTTCGGCACAATCCGCCGATGCCCGACTACCGCCGCAACCGGGTTCCCGGCGGAACCTACTTCTTCACCGTCAACCTGCTCGAACGCAGCCGCAGCACGCTGGTCACGCATGTCGATGCGCTACGCGAGGCGGTACGGAAAGTTCGTGCCCACCGTCCCTTCCACATCGACGCCTGGGTCGTCTTGCCCGACCACATGCACGCCGTGTGGACCCTGCCGCCCGATGACAGCGACTACCCGGCGCGCTGGAAGGCCATCAAGATCGCCTTCGCCAAGACGCTACCGAAGACCGAAGAGCTGTCCGCGGTGCGGGCCGCCAGGGGCGAACGGGGCATCTGGCAACGGCGCTTCTGGTAACACACCATCCGCGACGAACGGGACTATGCCGCGCACGTGGATTACGTGCACATCAATCCGGTCAAGCATGGGTTGGTCAGCAGCGTGCGGAATTGGCCCCATTCATCGTTTCACCACTGCGTGGCACGGGGTGTGTATGCCCCCGATTGGGCCGGGGATGGCATGGTCGACATGGCCGCCGGGGAACGGCGTGCGTGAAGGGACGGCATCATGGGGACAAGGCGCGCTCCGCCCCGAATGTAGGGCGGATGAGCCGCGCAGCGGCGTTATCCGCCGCATGGGGCAAGGGGATTGGCATGGGTTGGGGCAGAAGTACCATACGGCGGAAGGCGCCTGCGGCTTTTCCGTTCTACGCACGCTGCAAATACACACATAACCTATGTGTTCCTTCTTATCGCATTTGCATAATCTCAAGGCGTTGGCAAGTACGCCGGACAGTTACCAATTACACTGTGCGCGGCCGAGCAACGGGTGCGTCCAGGGCTCCCGCAGCTACGCGCTCATCATTACTCGTCGTCATCCTCATCCTCTTCAGGCACTTGGAAGCCGAGCAGTGCGGCCCGAAACTCATCGGATGTTGCTGCCAGCAGCCGCTTGGTCTTGATGCTCGTCTTGATGGACTTATCGAGCCGGATGAGATTGAGCACCATGTGGCGCACCAGCGCCAGGTTATGGGCAATGTGGCCGATGCGGCCCCTTGCGTAGTCGTCACCGAACTGAACATCCAGACACCAGTGCAGCCGATTCTCGACTTCCCAATGACTTCTGATCGCCAGTGCGATTCGCTCGGCATCGCCCGGCAGACTGCTGATGTAGTACGCGCGCTCGGTACTGGTGCGCTCGCCCACCGTTCGCACGCGCTCGACGACGGCAAAGCTGGCCACGTCCTTCCAGGCAGCAGCCTTGTAGAGCCGATCGGTCGCGTCATACGCCGTACAGCGTCGCACTTCGATCCGTCCGTGGCCCGTGCTCGTGCTCTCGTGCGTCGAGCTCGGCGTCAGCGGGCTGCGCGGATCGATGTCCGCGAAGATGATCGAGTCAAGCAGCTTCGGATGGTTGTCCTTCACGCACAGCACGTAGTGTGCACCCCGCTCACGGATGGCGCGCGCGATCTTGGTCTGCGTGCCCATCGCATCGATGGTGACGATGCAGCCGTCGATGTCGAGCACCTTGAGCAGTTCGGGGTGCGGATTCCGACCCAACGTGACCGCTGACTCCGAAATAGTGTGACCGGTGAATCCGCGGTCGTGACCGCGGATTCCGATTTGATCGTGACCGATTTCGGCGAGTTGTCGGAATGGGCGGTCACGATGTCGGAATCAATGGTCACGATCAAATCGGAACGGGTTTGTGAGGCCAAGCGTGGCAACGTCGTTTGTCAGGCCGGCTACCCTCGCGCGCTTTGCGCGGAGACCGAGGATGCCGGCGGAGCGGATTGCCATGCACAAGATCAGGGAGTTGTTACGGCTCAAATACGACTGCGCGCTGTCGCATGAGCGCATTGCCCGCGCGCTGTCGATTTCCAAAGGCGTGGTCGCCAAGTATGTGAAGGCGGCCGAGGAGTGCGGCCGGCCGTGGGCCGAGTTGTCGGCGGCCGACGAGGCAGAGTTGCGCCGGGTGCTGGGGGTCGCCCGGCGTGGACGTGGCGCGAGCGTCGCGAATGTGCCGCCGGATCTGGCGGCGGTGCATCAGGGGCTCAAGCGAAAGAACGTTACGCTGGCGCTGCTGTGGGAAGAGTACGTGCAGACGGCCGACGGGCCGAGCTATCAGTACTCGCGCTTTTGCGACCTGTACCGCGCGTTCGCCCGCACGCTCAAGCGCTCGATGCGCCAGGTTCACCGCGCCGGCGAGAAGCTCTTCATCGACTACGCCGGCGACACGGTGCCGATTGTTGACGCCGACACGGGCGAGATTTCCCGCGCGCAGATCTTCGTCGCGGTCCTCGGGGCCTCGAGCTACACCTTCGCCTGTGCCACGGCGACGCAGTCGCAGGCGGATTGGCTGGGGTCGTTGGCGAAGGCGCTGACCTTCATCGGTGGCGTGCCCGAGCTCGTCGTGCCCGACAATACGCGCTCGCTCGTTGGCCAAGCCGACCGCTACGAGCCGCAACTGCAGCGCACCACCGCCGAGTTCGCCGCGCACTACGGCGTGGCGATCCTGCCCGCGCGCCCTTACAAGCCGCAGGACAAGGCCAAGGTCGAAGTCGGCGTGCAGATCGTGCAGCGCTGGATTCTGGCGCGGCTGCGTCACCGGCGCTTTTTCTCGCTGGGGGAGTTGAACGAGGCGATCGCCGCGTTACTCGAGCCGCTGAACACGCGTGCCTTCCGGCGCCTGCCAGGCTCGCGCCACGAAGCGTTCGAGACGCTCGATCGGCCGGCGCTGCGCCCGTTGCCCGCCACCGCGTTCCAGTTCGCCCAATGGAAACGGGCCAAGCCCAACATCGACTACCACGTCGAGTTCGACGGGCATTACTACAGCGTGCCGTATGCGCTCGCCGGCCAACCGGTGGAGTTACGCATCACCGCGAGCAGCATCGAATGCTTTGCCGCAGGCCGTCGCGTTGCGGTGCATGCGAGAAGCCACCGGCACGGGGCTTTCACCACGCTCACCGAGCACATGCCCGCATCGCATCAGGCGCACCGTCAGTGGTCCCCGGGCAAACTCATCGCCTGGGGCGCCACGGTCGGGCCTCACACCGAGCAGGTGGTCAGCCACCAACTCGAACGCATGCCGCACCCCGAGCAGGGCTACCGGGCGTGCCTCGGGCTGATGCGCCTCGGTCGTCAATACGGCAACGAACGCCTCGAAGCCGCGGCGACCCGCGCCGTCACCCTCGGGGCGATGCGTTACCGCAACGTCGCCTCGATCCTCAAGAGCGGGCTCGACCGCGCGCCGCTCCCCGCATCCACTGCGCAGCAAAGCGAGCTCGCGCTACCGGCCGCTCACGAGAACCTGCGCGGTGCGCGCTACTACCACTGATTCCACCCACCGGAGAACATCGATGCTGATGCAACACAGCCTGCAACAACTGCGCACCCTGCGCCTGGAAGGCATGGCCCGCGCCTTCGAGGAGCAGCTCACCCAGCCCGCCATCACCGCGCTCAGCTTCGAGGAGCGTTTCGCCCAGCTCATCGATCGCGAGATCCTGCTGCGCGACGGCAAACGCATCGATCGGCTGCTCAAGGCCGCCCGCATCAAAGCCGCTGCCGCCTGCCTGGAGGACGTCGACTACCGCGCCGGGCGCGGCCTCGAGCGCAGTCAGATCGCCGCGCTCGGAACCGGCCAGTGGATTCGCCACCACCAGAACTGCCTCATCACGGGCCCCA
Coding sequences within it:
- a CDS encoding molybdopterin-containing oxidoreductase family protein encodes the protein MSQPVEKLVRAACPHDCPDTCAMEVTVADGRAVKIRGADDLPFTNGALCPKVARYLERVYSDQRLLHPMKRVGRKGEGRFERIGWDEALDTIAAKFGAIAADDARGILPYSYGGTLGFVQGGSMDFRLFHRLGASLLDRTICSSAGVAGWKATIGAMVGTDPEALVDAKLILIWGANPVVSNLHGWRYLQEAKRRGAKLVCIDPRRTQTAEKCAEHLAPWPGTDGALALAMMQVLIEDDLIDRDYIAAHTLGFDGLAERVKPCTPEWAAPLTGLSADAIRCLAREYGSVKPAAIRLNYGLNRCGGGGMAIRNIACLPALTGAWRHPAGGAVLSTSGNFPVDQHALERPDLYPHTPGRPPRTINMTTIGDALLTADDPPIRAIYVYNSNPLAVAPDNRTVREGFAREDLFCVVHELFQTDTADYADILLPATSQLEHRDLHKSYGHLYAVDNQPAIAPLGEAKPNSEVFRLLAARLGFTDPALAESDDEIVAAAFTRRDNRVYGFERSLAGQGWARLNLPRPFAPFAKGDFLTPSGKCEFFSASLARQGHDPLPAWVPPHESPVSNPALAARYPLALISPPARNFLNTSFANLPRFIGEERGPSLEIHPADAAARGIVEGDRLRIFNDRGAFHARAVPTDRVRPGLVVAPSVWWRKLSGDGENVNAVTSKALTDMGGGPTFYDCLVEVAKETHDD
- a CDS encoding NAD-dependent deacylase, encoding MTETQVLDAVARLIAGAPRILFITGAGISADSGLPTYRGIGGLYHERLTDDGLTIEEALSGEMMEAHPEVAWKYIAEIEANCRGAAPNIAHRIIAALEHERPGVWVLTQNVDGLHRAAGSRNLIEIHGSVHRLRCTECKHARSVPDYSGLRIPPGCPVCGGVLRPDIVLFGEMLPETGLRRLEALLDDGVDLVVSIGTTSVFPYISGPIWWADQAGVPSVEINPGETGVSGIVTHRLRLRAAEAMPKLWRRLHPERPLED
- a CDS encoding type II toxin-antitoxin system Phd/YefM family antitoxin, translated to MRAITYTDARNNLASELDRVVNDCDVTIITRQKAEATVLMSMREYESLIETAHLLRNPKNAMRLMKAVDDIENRRNLIERDLIEE
- a CDS encoding Txe/YoeB family addiction module toxin: MRIIFHPQAWDDYLYWQQTDKQILKRVNALIRDIQRDPFDGIGKPEPLKFNLTAYWSRRIDDEHRIVYKVLDDEVIIAQARGHYE
- a CDS encoding REP-associated tyrosine transposase; this encodes MPDYRRNRVPGGTYFFTVNLLERSRSTLVTHVDALREAVRKVRAHRPFHIDAWVVLPDHMHAVWTLPPDDSDYPARWKAIKIAFAKTLPKTEELSAVRAARGERGIWQRRFW
- the istA gene encoding IS21-like element ISAzo4 family transposase, which produces MPAERIAMHKIRELLRLKYDCALSHERIARALSISKGVVAKYVKAAEECGRPWAELSAADEAELRRVLGVARRGRGASVANVPPDLAAVHQGLKRKNVTLALLWEEYVQTADGPSYQYSRFCDLYRAFARTLKRSMRQVHRAGEKLFIDYAGDTVPIVDADTGEISRAQIFVAVLGASSYTFACATATQSQADWLGSLAKALTFIGGVPELVVPDNTRSLVGQADRYEPQLQRTTAEFAAHYGVAILPARPYKPQDKAKVEVGVQIVQRWILARLRHRRFFSLGELNEAIAALLEPLNTRAFRRLPGSRHEAFETLDRPALRPLPATAFQFAQWKRAKPNIDYHVEFDGHYYSVPYALAGQPVELRITASSIECFAAGRRVAVHARSHRHGAFTTLTEHMPASHQAHRQWSPGKLIAWGATVGPHTEQVVSHQLERMPHPEQGYRACLGLMRLGRQYGNERLEAAATRAVTLGAMRYRNVASILKSGLDRAPLPASTAQQSELALPAAHENLRGARYYH